One Aegilops tauschii subsp. strangulata cultivar AL8/78 chromosome 7, Aet v6.0, whole genome shotgun sequence genomic window carries:
- the LOC141027105 gene encoding aspartyl protease family protein At5g10770-like encodes MASGIPSLLFCLLLAAPHLGSSYHTNGGKHFVVRSSDSRSPSTCSPVPGDGGRLPVMHRLSPCAPASGAGAGSGQSMPSISDALRLRALFGDSGDYKKSGVTIPSIGTPLQSLPGASEYHVTVGYGTPVQRLAVGFDTATVGATLLRCEPCAGSRCGKKHLFDPSRSSSLAQIPCGSRNCPLSDCSGPSCTATLKKKGAVVLNATFVTDTLTVSRSVAVDDFRFVCLETRGASTEGRSSGVLDLSRDPHSLASRVVLSPDTVAFSYCLPSAFPYSAGFLSFGATRPNIVSYATLKSKASHPNLYFLRLVGVSVGAVDIPVPPQALAGDALMELHTTFTYLQPKVYAALRDQFRGWMGQYPVAPPYGELDTCYNFTGQSSVGVPAVELTFEGGAGLEPGVQQTMYFKDRGNIFSVGCLAFAPVPPHARGITVIGSLAQATTEVVYDLRGGKVGFVTKSCL; translated from the exons ATGGCTTCCGGCATTCCCTCTCTGCTTTTCTGTCTGCTTCTTGCTGCTCCTCACCTTGGCAGCTCTTACCACACCAATGGTGGAAAGCACTTTGTTGTCCGCTCATCCGATTCGAGGAGTCCGTCGACCTGCTCGCCCGTCCCTG GAGATGGAGGACGGCTGCCGGTAATGCATCGGCTTAGCCCGTGCGCTCCTGCTTCTGGCGCCGGTGCCGGTTCGGGCCAAAGCATGCCCTCGATCAGCGACGCCCTCCGCCTGCGCGCCCTCTTCGGCGATTCAGGCGACTATAAAAAGTCCGGGGTGACGATCCCCTCGATCGGAACCCCACTCCAGTCTCTTCCGGGCGCATCAGAGTACCACGTCACCGTCGGCTACGGCACCCCGGTGCAGAGACTCGCCGTGGGATTCGACACGGCCACCGTGGGAGCCACGCTCCTCCGGTGCGAGCCATGCGCCGGGAGCCGGTGCGGCAAGAAGCACCTCTTCGACCCGTCCCGGTCGTCTTCCCTCGCCCAGATCCCGTGCGGCTCGAGAAACTGCCCGCTGAGCGACTGCTCCGGACCCAGCTGCACGGCAACCCTGAAAAAGAAGGGCGCCGTCGTGCTCAACGCCACCTTCGTCACCGACACGCTCACGGTCTCACGGTCGGTCGCCGTGGACGACTTCAGGTTCGTCTGCTTGGAGACGCGCGGCGCCAGCACGGAGGGCCGCTCGTCGGGAGTCCTCGACCTCAGCCGGGACCCCCACTCGCTGGCGTCGCGGGTCGTTCTCTCGCCGGACACGGTCGCCTTCTCCTACTGCCTGCCCTCGGCCTTCCCCTACTCGGCGGGCTTCCTCTCCTTCGGCGCCACGCGCCCGAACATAGTGAGCTACGCCACCCTAAAGAGCAAAGCCTCCCACCCGAACCTGTACTTCCTCCGGCTCGTCGGCGTGAGCGTCGGCGCGGTGGACATCCCGGTTCCGCCTCAGGCACTCGCCGGCGACGCGCTGATGGAGCTGCACACGACGTTCACCTACCTGCAGCCGAAGGTCTACGCGGCCCTCCGCGATCAGTTCAGGGGGTGGATGGGGCAGTACCCTGTGGCGCCGCCGTACGGCGAGCTCGACACGTGCTACAACTTCACCGGCCAGAGCAGCGTCGGGGTGCCGGCGGTCGAGCTCACCTTCGAGGGCGGTGCGGGCCTGGAGCCCGGCGTCCAGCAGACGATGTACTTCAAGGACCGCGGTAACATCTTCTCAGTGGGGTGCCTCGCGTTCGCGCCGGTGCCTCCGCACGCACGGGGCATCACGGTTATCGGCTCCTTGGCTCAGGCGACGACGGAAGTGGTTTACGACCTGCGTGGAGGCAAGGTCGGGTTCGTCACCAAGAGTTGCTTATAA